A stretch of the Pseudoalteromonas phenolica genome encodes the following:
- a CDS encoding cytochrome c peroxidase, whose protein sequence is MFGQRHHSGLVKLCYASLFSAALFANASTSIETSAPTELVAKVRTSTEVGLSWQAPEGVSGIRAYRIFRDGQRIGRTTMTFFVDSNASPGVAHTYHVQGVARGKITSLASNSDTVKTLAHDNNDGLRNGSVIRIGIERLSDHCGSNDVTAIADDALNDCLDKVLDSAGIAPQLENLQAYVARYRRQEDRELIELGKRLFFSKALSQNHDTSCASCHHPAESCGSDGLSLSIGVDAENPDVMGLGRTDGITVPAVGRTSPAVCNSALWVGSMFWDQRVKLRQANRDSEVGLVSTAPIQTPEIDVTRAMNEQVDANDPLRLLMAQAHFPITAPAEMGDPSGFESPQAYREFIAARLSTQWKPLFAKAFGDDSVNFMRIARAMSAYQASFMFIDNPFFDYVQGEHEKLTADEKRGALFFYTSAGCANCHDGAMFTPERTRGPLYPQIGSHGVADGNAKNQFRMPSLLNVGITAPYGDKGVFATLERVIEHYSDVTGSLERFYGEKETCQLPQFQHLSESQCDEVVGEADSFVLTLNEQNRAASDRSDEAIIRGFSEEQVKLLAAFLRTLTDPEAKAGSNEVKALIPPQDGGPDGHQFDAIDGQGNAL, encoded by the coding sequence ATGTTTGGACAACGTCACCACAGCGGTTTAGTTAAACTTTGCTACGCATCTTTGTTTAGCGCCGCACTTTTCGCCAATGCAAGCACATCAATTGAAACGAGCGCACCGACTGAACTTGTCGCCAAAGTACGTACCAGTACTGAAGTGGGTTTGAGCTGGCAAGCACCAGAAGGTGTATCGGGAATACGCGCCTATAGAATATTTCGTGATGGTCAGCGTATCGGCCGCACTACAATGACTTTTTTCGTCGACTCAAATGCATCACCCGGAGTAGCGCATACTTATCATGTTCAAGGGGTAGCACGCGGCAAGATCACAAGCCTAGCTTCAAATAGCGATACTGTAAAAACTTTAGCGCATGATAATAATGATGGTCTGAGAAATGGCTCGGTGATCCGCATTGGTATTGAAAGGTTAAGTGACCATTGCGGCAGCAACGATGTGACAGCGATTGCTGATGATGCTTTAAATGACTGTTTAGACAAAGTCCTTGATAGTGCAGGTATTGCCCCACAATTAGAAAACTTGCAGGCATATGTTGCCCGTTATCGCCGACAAGAAGATAGAGAGCTTATTGAATTAGGCAAACGCTTATTCTTTAGTAAAGCCTTAAGCCAGAATCACGATACATCATGTGCATCATGCCATCACCCAGCTGAGAGTTGTGGTAGTGATGGGCTTTCTCTGTCAATTGGTGTGGATGCCGAAAACCCAGATGTAATGGGATTGGGTCGAACAGATGGTATTACAGTGCCTGCGGTGGGCAGAACCTCACCTGCAGTGTGTAACTCAGCCCTGTGGGTTGGCAGTATGTTTTGGGATCAGCGTGTAAAACTCAGACAAGCCAATCGTGATAGCGAAGTAGGGCTTGTTTCAACCGCGCCTATTCAAACCCCAGAAATTGATGTAACTCGTGCTATGAACGAACAAGTGGATGCTAACGATCCGCTACGTTTATTGATGGCACAAGCACACTTCCCAATTACTGCACCTGCAGAAATGGGCGACCCAAGTGGGTTTGAATCACCGCAAGCTTACCGCGAATTTATCGCAGCTAGATTATCGACTCAGTGGAAGCCACTATTTGCAAAGGCATTTGGTGATGATTCAGTCAACTTTATGAGAATTGCCCGCGCAATGTCTGCATATCAGGCGTCATTTATGTTTATAGACAATCCTTTCTTTGATTATGTGCAGGGGGAGCATGAAAAATTAACGGCTGACGAAAAGCGTGGCGCGCTATTTTTCTATACTAGCGCTGGGTGCGCTAATTGCCATGATGGCGCGATGTTCACCCCTGAGCGAACTCGCGGACCTCTATACCCGCAAATTGGTTCACATGGTGTTGCTGACGGTAATGCGAAGAACCAATTCAGAATGCCAAGTCTACTTAATGTTGGCATAACAGCGCCATATGGTGATAAAGGCGTATTTGCTACATTAGAACGAGTGATTGAGCATTACTCAGATGTGACTGGCTCTCTAGAAAGGTTTTATGGCGAAAAAGAAACATGTCAGTTACCGCAATTTCAGCATTTGAGTGAATCGCAATGCGATGAAGTTGTAGGTGAAGCTGACAGTTTTGTACTTACATTAAATGAACAAAATCGAGCGGCCTCAGATAGAAGTGATGAAGCGATTATTAGAGGGTTTAGTGAAGAGCAAGTAAAGCTGTTAGCTGCATTTTTGCGCACTTTAACCGATCCTGAAGCTAAAGCGGGTAGTAACGAAGTAAAAGCGCTTATTCCACCCCAAGATGGCGGGCCAGATGGTCATCAGTTTGATGCCATTGATGGTCAAGGTAACGCACTGTAG
- a CDS encoding diguanylate cyclase translates to MKLFLLFALLLAGFSSVHLLIRYYWTLPQLVTLEVENDKKDIKKLGSAFARIQSEMQRLAYDNAVWDEMTRAMEREDTTFLSKNYHIKESLQSLDLNGMHFYDYTGKAISHFALENNGEVISDSLFQIASEQQKAQFLIVQSDEPVQQQQLQFKSGVISFNEELILFVSSTIVPSVGTGKVYGSMLVWTYLDDKISRQLTEMMQRHIQLHTYSNLSKEKLIIPFEKYKSYPEIRTQDELIYVSFNDVFGQAQLVMAYKKPKRMFTNQLIEYSMGIALISSVFILAFIYYLIDKVVINPLTSLRRTVYRVIKEGDFSQETNIKRQDEIGHLAHLIDGLFSTVDTQKTILVEANQKLQKLSDTDELTNIANRRALMQFLKLIERERESALFPVSLMMLDIDHFKGFNDHYGHQAGDNVISKVAEALNGKTRSNMDLVARYGGEEFTILLTQVSEEEALLVANKLKQAIWDLKIPHEKSPTEKYITASVGLTSCLQADDFEIEQMFRIADSALYEAKDSGRNAVLSKMYRKHSSEN, encoded by the coding sequence TTGAAACTATTTTTATTGTTTGCGCTTTTGCTGGCAGGTTTTTCGTCAGTACATTTATTGATCCGCTATTATTGGACGCTACCTCAACTTGTGACGCTCGAAGTGGAGAATGATAAAAAAGATATCAAAAAGTTGGGTTCTGCATTTGCCAGAATTCAAAGCGAGATGCAAAGGCTAGCTTACGATAATGCAGTATGGGATGAAATGACTCGAGCTATGGAGCGCGAAGATACAACGTTTTTATCAAAAAATTATCACATCAAAGAATCTCTTCAGTCGCTAGATTTAAATGGAATGCATTTTTACGACTACACGGGAAAAGCCATCAGCCACTTCGCGTTAGAAAATAATGGAGAAGTTATCTCAGACTCGCTTTTTCAGATTGCCTCTGAACAACAAAAAGCGCAATTTTTAATTGTCCAAAGTGATGAACCAGTTCAACAACAGCAGCTACAATTTAAATCTGGGGTTATCAGTTTCAACGAAGAATTAATTCTGTTTGTAAGCAGTACAATAGTGCCCTCAGTGGGAACTGGAAAAGTTTACGGCAGCATGCTGGTTTGGACTTATTTAGATGATAAAATCAGCCGGCAACTTACTGAGATGATGCAGCGGCACATTCAATTACATACCTATTCAAATCTATCAAAAGAAAAATTGATTATTCCTTTCGAAAAATACAAAAGCTATCCAGAAATTAGGACTCAGGATGAGTTGATATATGTGTCTTTTAATGATGTATTCGGACAAGCGCAACTTGTGATGGCCTATAAGAAGCCAAAACGAATGTTCACAAATCAACTTATAGAATATTCCATGGGGATCGCTTTAATTAGTTCAGTGTTTATTCTCGCGTTTATTTATTACCTCATCGATAAAGTAGTGATAAATCCGCTCACTTCGTTGAGACGAACTGTGTATCGGGTCATTAAAGAGGGAGATTTTTCTCAGGAGACCAATATAAAAAGGCAGGATGAGATTGGTCACCTTGCACATCTAATTGATGGGTTGTTCTCAACAGTTGATACTCAAAAAACGATTTTAGTTGAAGCGAACCAAAAGCTACAAAAGCTCAGCGATACTGATGAGCTTACCAATATCGCAAATCGCCGAGCTCTGATGCAGTTTCTAAAACTTATTGAGCGAGAAAGAGAGAGCGCATTGTTTCCGGTCAGTTTAATGATGTTAGATATTGACCACTTTAAAGGTTTTAATGATCACTATGGACACCAAGCTGGTGACAATGTCATTAGTAAGGTTGCTGAAGCGCTAAACGGTAAAACGCGCTCTAATATGGATTTAGTAGCAAGGTATGGTGGTGAAGAATTTACTATTTTGCTTACTCAAGTGAGCGAAGAAGAAGCCTTATTGGTAGCAAATAAATTAAAACAAGCCATTTGGGATTTGAAAATACCGCATGAAAAATCCCCGACAGAGAAATATATTACCGCTTCTGTAGGCCTGACATCTTGCTTGCAAGCTGATGACTTTGAAATTGAGCAGATGTTTCGAATTGCGGATTCTGCATTATATGAGGCAAAAGATAGCGGTAGAAATGCTGTATTGAGCAAAATGTACAGAAAGCACAGTAGCGAAAATTAG
- a CDS encoding substrate-binding periplasmic protein, translated as MLCGSGHTKQLTIAIGDYPPFASKALPKQGIVPRVIRAAFASEGYTVKFEFMPWGRSFASALKGKYDAAAFWFCVPERKKNFHCSEPLYYEATYFYFRKSKPLTDWGNLSELSEFNIGATKGYSYTEEFWEFAKRGVLNVNTVTSDVQNFKKLLKGRIDLFPIATIPAKHILKEHFAAEEVEQVAFHAKPLMVESSHLLFLKQSKKSEVLLKAFNRGLSAIKESGEYQTILNSLGTFKTSSAKYIFVK; from the coding sequence ATGTTATGTGGCAGTGGCCATACAAAGCAGCTTACTATAGCTATTGGCGACTACCCTCCGTTTGCAAGCAAGGCGTTACCAAAGCAGGGGATTGTGCCAAGAGTTATCAGAGCTGCTTTTGCCTCTGAAGGGTATACTGTTAAGTTTGAATTTATGCCGTGGGGAAGAAGCTTTGCTTCGGCATTAAAAGGGAAATACGATGCAGCTGCATTTTGGTTTTGTGTGCCAGAACGGAAAAAGAATTTTCATTGTTCTGAACCCCTCTATTACGAAGCCACTTATTTTTATTTTCGTAAAAGTAAACCGCTCACAGACTGGGGTAATTTATCAGAGTTAAGTGAGTTCAATATTGGAGCCACAAAAGGGTATAGCTACACGGAAGAATTTTGGGAATTCGCAAAGCGAGGTGTGTTAAATGTAAATACAGTCACATCCGATGTGCAAAATTTTAAAAAGCTCCTCAAAGGAAGAATAGATCTTTTTCCAATCGCAACCATTCCCGCCAAGCATATTCTTAAAGAGCATTTTGCAGCCGAAGAAGTTGAACAAGTAGCATTTCACGCAAAGCCTCTTATGGTAGAAAGTAGTCACTTACTGTTTTTAAAGCAGTCTAAGAAATCAGAGGTGCTGCTAAAAGCATTTAATAGAGGGTTAAGTGCCATTAAAGAGTCTGGGGAGTACCAAACTATCCTAAACTCTTTAGGCACATTTAAAACTTCTTCCGCAAAATATATATTTGTGAAGTAG
- a CDS encoding porin, whose protein sequence is MRQLSYLLFAPCITISANAIAEVGYAGGFWINYSYNENSYDTNLGDQALIFYLDKKNDKHSPWHYSAEFRLGPGGFSDPDNNTSGSDYVLHKAWVSYDFSEAHKLVMGKSQLPFAWKTANFWPGDMFLAAYGDQMDVGLKYQGSFSNATVQIAYYPRDDWRSTSTDSTDDNRHWGSRHTYRKLNTLVGDFQWHISSSHTLGFSAQNAELEEFVTGKKQTDGEHQAMAAYYQGQFESLSVKLSYIDGERQLPQAYYIANNLPNEIKNTRYNTEVSYQVGDWTFLVDVTLAKSNTQGGVNSTVSAWAPGVRYNYGPGWVYLEYLNQDAWFDRDMRINKGDFAAWYLTLDYYW, encoded by the coding sequence ATGCGTCAACTCTCATATTTACTATTTGCACCGTGTATTACCATATCAGCTAATGCCATTGCCGAAGTAGGGTATGCTGGCGGCTTTTGGATTAACTACAGCTATAATGAAAACAGCTATGACACCAATCTAGGTGATCAAGCGCTTATTTTTTATCTAGACAAGAAAAATGATAAACACAGCCCTTGGCACTATTCTGCTGAATTCAGGCTAGGACCAGGAGGATTCTCTGATCCAGATAACAACACCTCTGGCTCCGATTATGTTCTACACAAGGCATGGGTGAGCTATGATTTTAGTGAAGCTCACAAATTGGTTATGGGTAAGAGCCAACTGCCATTTGCGTGGAAAACTGCCAACTTTTGGCCTGGAGATATGTTTCTTGCAGCATATGGTGATCAAATGGATGTCGGTTTAAAGTATCAAGGCAGTTTTAGTAATGCGACTGTTCAGATAGCTTACTATCCAAGAGATGACTGGCGAAGTACATCTACAGACAGCACTGACGACAATAGACATTGGGGAAGCCGACATACCTATCGGAAATTAAACACCTTAGTTGGTGATTTTCAGTGGCATATTTCAAGCTCTCATACCCTAGGGTTTTCAGCACAAAATGCGGAGCTCGAAGAGTTTGTGACGGGTAAAAAACAGACGGATGGTGAGCATCAAGCAATGGCAGCTTACTACCAAGGTCAGTTTGAAAGCTTGAGCGTAAAGCTGAGTTACATAGACGGTGAACGTCAACTACCGCAAGCCTACTACATCGCTAATAACCTTCCTAATGAAATTAAGAACACCCGATATAATACAGAAGTAAGTTATCAAGTCGGTGATTGGACATTTTTAGTTGATGTAACATTAGCAAAATCAAATACCCAAGGTGGGGTAAACTCTACTGTTAGCGCTTGGGCACCAGGTGTTAGGTACAATTATGGCCCTGGCTGGGTTTACTTAGAATACCTAAATCAGGATGCATGGTTTGACCGTGATATGCGTATTAATAAAGGTGACTTTGCTGCTTGGTACTTAACGCTAGACTATTACTGGTAA
- a CDS encoding methyl-accepting chemotaxis protein translates to MSISKKLIWALLATLSAPILIIAIIMVTQARQQAFDNFSTANTREVEQVDNAISMFFAEISKDVMYIAQHPDVIKGHSGVATYMSSNVSTAMTPEKNGTIEANIFDLFNQFGSSHPGIAYIYMGNQQGGYTQWPKGSVSANYDPRPRPWFKTGLEASSQPIRTSAYYWEPDDAVIVSTVKSLKDNSGNVFGVTGMDVSLKGLTELIQNIKLGESGYLVLVEDTGTILVDAKHPSNNFKSFSQASNGLYTSLSSKSSGQAEIDIGGDTYIANIYTSPNFKWKFVGLLKKSEVMASANTMTWIIVVVSVVLLLLLSPLSVYLARLISNPIIEVTDGLEQISQGEGDLSQRLQVRSNDETGKLASSFNQFLGSIAALVNEINDSSGSINQSSDKTKALSQNLSNSIQMQQMALEQAATAINEMAATANEVAASCASAADSANQTKDAAIDGKIVIEKTVESVQSLSRTLSDSATNIEQLDNESESITSILDVIRGIAEQTNLLALNAAIEAARAGEQGRGFAVVADEVRALSVRTSESTEEISTQLSKLRQMTQSISQEMKSSLQTSSLTVDYTQEAQQSFNSITDSVDLISDMNSQIATAAEEQQHVAEDINRNVVDIKTVADEVAEVSVVAESNAQNLSELATRLNALVGRFKT, encoded by the coding sequence ATGTCGATATCTAAAAAGCTTATTTGGGCGTTGCTAGCAACACTGTCAGCCCCAATATTGATTATTGCCATCATCATGGTGACTCAAGCGAGGCAGCAAGCGTTTGATAATTTTTCAACAGCGAATACGCGTGAAGTTGAGCAGGTTGATAATGCTATTTCAATGTTTTTTGCTGAGATAAGCAAAGATGTGATGTATATCGCACAGCACCCTGATGTAATCAAAGGACACTCAGGAGTTGCAACTTACATGTCTAGCAATGTTTCTACAGCTATGACACCTGAGAAAAATGGCACCATCGAAGCCAATATATTTGATTTATTTAATCAATTTGGCTCATCCCACCCAGGAATCGCTTACATCTATATGGGAAATCAGCAAGGTGGTTATACACAGTGGCCGAAAGGGAGTGTCAGCGCTAATTATGATCCCCGTCCTCGACCTTGGTTTAAAACCGGTCTTGAAGCAAGTTCACAGCCAATTAGAACCAGTGCCTATTATTGGGAGCCAGACGATGCAGTGATAGTTTCAACCGTCAAATCACTCAAAGATAACAGTGGCAATGTATTTGGTGTAACAGGCATGGATGTGTCGTTAAAAGGTCTGACAGAGCTGATACAAAATATAAAGTTAGGTGAATCCGGTTACTTGGTGTTGGTTGAAGATACGGGCACAATCTTGGTGGATGCAAAGCATCCAAGTAATAATTTTAAGTCGTTTTCTCAAGCTTCAAACGGGTTGTATACATCGTTATCGAGCAAGTCCTCTGGTCAAGCTGAAATAGATATTGGTGGTGATACTTATATAGCCAATATTTATACCTCACCTAACTTTAAATGGAAGTTTGTTGGGTTACTTAAGAAAAGTGAGGTGATGGCATCAGCGAATACGATGACTTGGATTATTGTGGTTGTTAGCGTTGTACTATTATTGCTGCTGTCACCATTAAGTGTGTATTTGGCGAGGTTAATTTCAAATCCAATTATTGAAGTCACAGATGGCCTTGAGCAAATATCACAGGGTGAAGGTGATTTAAGTCAGAGACTTCAAGTCAGAAGTAATGATGAAACAGGTAAACTGGCGAGTAGCTTTAACCAGTTTTTAGGCTCAATTGCGGCTTTAGTGAATGAGATAAATGATAGTTCTGGGAGTATTAATCAGTCTTCAGATAAAACCAAGGCGCTTTCTCAAAATTTAAGTAACTCAATTCAGATGCAACAAATGGCGTTGGAGCAAGCTGCTACTGCAATTAATGAAATGGCGGCAACAGCCAATGAGGTCGCCGCCAGTTGTGCCAGTGCTGCTGATTCTGCTAATCAAACTAAAGATGCGGCTATCGACGGCAAAATAGTGATTGAGAAAACCGTAGAGAGTGTGCAGAGCTTAAGCCGAACATTGAGTGATTCAGCGACAAATATTGAGCAATTAGATAATGAAAGTGAAAGTATTACGTCTATCTTAGATGTGATCCGTGGCATTGCTGAGCAAACTAATTTACTGGCCCTGAATGCAGCCATTGAAGCTGCTAGGGCAGGTGAACAAGGGCGAGGTTTTGCTGTTGTTGCTGATGAGGTAAGAGCCTTATCTGTTAGAACATCTGAATCAACAGAAGAAATTTCGACTCAGCTTTCTAAACTTCGTCAGATGACACAAAGTATTTCTCAAGAAATGAAGTCAAGTTTGCAAACGTCTAGTTTGACTGTTGATTACACCCAAGAAGCACAACAATCTTTTAATTCGATTACTGATTCCGTTGACTTAATTAGTGATATGAATTCACAAATTGCTACTGCGGCAGAAGAGCAACAGCATGTTGCTGAAGATATCAATCGTAATGTTGTTGATATTAAAACGGTTGCTGATGAGGTTGCTGAAGTGTCTGTCGTTGCTGAAAGTAATGCGCAAAACTTATCAGAGCTGGCAACAAGGTTAAATGCATTAGTTGGTCGATTTAAGACATAG
- a CDS encoding BLUF domain-containing protein translates to MLIEFIFTSATPAPLAWTELEVLRHECERRNKIEGITGMLLYDGKNFMQVIEGQEQKVLALFRLIASDSRHCNVEAIISNPIENRNFKSWSMGVITLDENNQTQQVTELTGKSKKPLSFKLLYAFAHQEIRIDALSHT, encoded by the coding sequence ATGTTGATTGAGTTTATTTTTACTAGTGCTACACCCGCCCCCCTCGCTTGGACTGAGCTTGAAGTGTTGAGGCATGAATGTGAACGTCGAAATAAAATTGAAGGCATAACTGGTATGTTACTTTACGATGGTAAAAACTTCATGCAAGTCATAGAAGGGCAAGAACAAAAAGTATTAGCCTTATTTAGATTGATTGCTTCTGATTCTCGACACTGTAATGTCGAGGCTATTATCAGTAACCCGATTGAAAATCGGAACTTTAAAAGTTGGAGTATGGGCGTAATAACTCTTGATGAAAATAATCAAACACAACAAGTCACAGAGCTAACCGGAAAGAGTAAAAAACCACTTAGCTTTAAACTTTTATATGCGTTTGCGCATCAAGAAATACGTATAGATGCACTCAGTCACACGTAA
- a CDS encoding DUF2252 family protein, whose translation MERQQTLVQYFKEHDGCAPSSELSKHKKMVNSPFQFLRGSAPLMYRDLASHLITLPESLLNIPLTTIMGDCHTSNFGFLSEEGSHGETVVFSPNDFDDACFGHASWDLIRFLVSLPLARAEAEQIQAASECDKLKSKPLADEQQVHSAQHAFLTSYIETCERSLQKKNDNQTALTVFSKGHILYKRWQKALTRVVGGEAFMTKSTLAKEVDLVQWRFKQNPDKFIPLPDDIYENLYMQFRPFMDDEILDIVMRHNAGTGSNNLGRYYVLVGPSQPHDAAKTHIVEIKQQREAAPIKYFPKISVNNRLSAAHLTVNCQRKMQRRPDLILDDTIWQDKHWLLRSRHHARVGIDSEHFLLGKRAADKGGVIQYALSCGEALALAHMRGDRRSLDFQKAVVANLPSHLKNMVQIANDYVTQVIDDCSITRSLLQESL comes from the coding sequence GTGGAAAGACAACAAACGCTGGTTCAATATTTCAAAGAACATGATGGGTGCGCCCCCTCTTCTGAACTCTCAAAACACAAAAAAATGGTCAATAGCCCATTTCAATTTTTACGTGGTTCTGCCCCACTCATGTATCGCGACTTGGCAAGCCACTTAATCACTTTACCTGAGTCTTTACTGAATATTCCTCTTACTACAATTATGGGTGACTGCCATACGAGTAACTTTGGTTTTTTAAGTGAAGAAGGGTCTCATGGTGAAACAGTTGTGTTCTCTCCCAATGATTTTGATGACGCTTGTTTTGGCCACGCCAGTTGGGACTTAATAAGGTTTTTGGTGAGCCTACCTTTAGCACGAGCAGAAGCTGAGCAAATTCAGGCGGCGTCTGAGTGTGACAAGCTCAAATCTAAACCGCTTGCTGATGAGCAACAAGTTCATTCTGCTCAGCATGCTTTCTTAACTTCATATATCGAAACATGCGAGCGCTCTTTACAGAAGAAAAACGACAACCAAACTGCACTCACCGTATTCTCCAAAGGTCACATTTTGTATAAGCGCTGGCAAAAGGCTTTGACTAGAGTAGTCGGTGGTGAAGCTTTCATGACTAAAAGTACCTTAGCTAAAGAGGTCGATTTAGTGCAATGGCGGTTCAAGCAGAATCCAGACAAGTTTATTCCTTTACCAGATGATATTTATGAAAATCTGTATATGCAGTTCAGGCCTTTTATGGACGATGAAATTCTCGATATCGTCATGCGCCATAACGCAGGCACAGGTTCAAATAATTTAGGTCGCTACTATGTCTTAGTGGGCCCGAGCCAGCCCCATGATGCAGCTAAAACACATATTGTTGAAATTAAACAGCAAAGAGAAGCTGCGCCCATTAAGTACTTTCCAAAGATATCAGTAAACAATCGACTCTCTGCGGCGCATTTGACAGTCAACTGCCAAAGGAAAATGCAGCGTAGACCTGATTTAATCCTTGATGACACTATTTGGCAAGACAAACATTGGTTACTACGCTCACGACACCACGCCCGAGTAGGCATTGATTCTGAACACTTTTTGTTAGGTAAGAGAGCAGCCGATAAAGGCGGCGTTATTCAGTATGCGCTGAGCTGTGGTGAAGCGCTTGCACTCGCCCATATGCGAGGAGATCGCCGCTCACTCGATTTTCAAAAGGCTGTCGTAGCAAATTTGCCTAGCCACTTAAAAAACATGGTTCAAATTGCGAACGATTACGTTACACAAGTGATTGATGACTGTTCTATCACTCGCAGCCTACTCCAAGAATCTCTTTAA
- a CDS encoding DUF1272 domain-containing protein, which produces MLQLKPNCEYCDKALPSDSTEAMICSYECTFCRHCVEKEFDNVCPNCGGNFEARPKRPVEIS; this is translated from the coding sequence ATGCTCCAATTAAAACCCAATTGCGAATACTGCGATAAAGCTTTGCCTTCAGATTCAACTGAGGCAATGATCTGTAGTTATGAATGCACTTTTTGTAGACACTGTGTAGAAAAAGAGTTTGATAATGTGTGTCCCAACTGCGGTGGTAATTTTGAAGCAAGGCCTAAACGTCCTGTAGAAATAAGCTAA
- a CDS encoding S41 family peptidase, translating into MKLVFKLLVIAFCSFDIYADTLSIKQQQAWLEDINFYESQVRTKHIEPFHTLAESDFAKLLKELKQDLPLLSEPQVEARLMVITGAISDGHTNYFMMSGPHQHFPLRYKFFENKLRVVDATQQYQHLIGAELKAINGLPVNTLFDILSPMLPGVDNQFSAKTRFEYYLTLHKLLLGLGFVKENAATKFEFNLEGNTLFEQITPVEMSEFAKLSSAFKSHSDKLNKLDIGMPGISLSLLKENKIAYFDFDAYPSFEQVIAECKALQKQLVTAKSQYLIIDFRGNGGGSFYTGLAFSSCLLPLDQFNWKTGVFVFTDEHTFSAAMSNTIQFKQILNARIFGTPTGGDPNQFSESYRFVLPNSKRKLSVSKRYYPFLFKDTDAVHPDELIETSWIDYQQGKDPVLSAVLAEIEK; encoded by the coding sequence ATGAAATTAGTTTTTAAATTACTCGTTATCGCATTTTGTAGCTTTGACATATATGCAGACACACTCTCAATTAAACAGCAGCAAGCTTGGCTAGAAGACATTAACTTCTATGAAAGCCAAGTCAGAACCAAGCATATTGAACCGTTTCATACGCTTGCTGAGAGTGACTTTGCGAAACTATTGAAAGAGCTTAAACAAGATTTACCACTACTCAGTGAGCCTCAAGTAGAAGCACGATTAATGGTGATAACAGGTGCCATTAGCGACGGACACACCAACTACTTCATGATGTCTGGGCCTCACCAACATTTTCCGCTCAGATACAAATTCTTTGAAAATAAATTACGAGTAGTAGATGCTACCCAACAATATCAGCATCTGATTGGGGCAGAACTCAAAGCAATCAATGGATTACCCGTCAATACGTTATTTGACATACTCAGTCCGATGTTACCCGGCGTCGACAATCAATTTAGTGCAAAAACCCGCTTTGAATACTACTTAACGTTACATAAGCTGTTACTTGGCCTTGGCTTTGTAAAAGAAAATGCCGCGACAAAGTTTGAGTTTAACCTTGAGGGAAATACACTCTTCGAACAAATAACCCCTGTTGAGATGAGCGAATTTGCCAAACTCAGTTCGGCTTTTAAAAGTCACTCAGATAAATTAAACAAGCTAGATATCGGTATGCCGGGTATAAGCTTAAGCTTGTTAAAAGAAAATAAAATCGCTTACTTTGATTTTGATGCCTACCCTAGCTTTGAGCAGGTAATTGCAGAGTGCAAAGCACTGCAAAAACAATTAGTGACTGCTAAATCTCAGTATTTAATTATCGACTTTAGAGGTAATGGCGGTGGTAGTTTTTACACCGGTTTAGCTTTTTCATCTTGCTTGTTACCTTTGGACCAATTTAATTGGAAAACAGGTGTCTTTGTTTTCACAGATGAACACACCTTTTCAGCGGCAATGAGTAACACCATACAGTTTAAACAAATTCTCAATGCGCGTATTTTCGGCACGCCAACCGGTGGTGATCCCAACCAGTTCTCCGAAAGCTATCGCTTCGTTTTGCCTAACTCAAAAAGAAAGCTGAGTGTATCAAAACGCTATTACCCGTTTCTTTTTAAAGATACAGATGCTGTCCACCCTGATGAGTTGATTGAAACTTCATGGATAGATTATCAGCAAGGCAAAGACCCTGTGCTATCAGCGGTACTGGCTGAAATCGAAAAATAG